A single Candidatus Polarisedimenticolia bacterium DNA region contains:
- a CDS encoding acyl carrier protein, translating into MPDRERTRRDVMQVVADIADLPVERISEDATLESLGIDSLNGLRIVAEMERRYGINIPDEAIGKIRSMSDIFGLVDAHTPGE; encoded by the coding sequence GTGCCTGACAGAGAGCGGACTCGCCGGGACGTCATGCAGGTGGTGGCCGACATCGCCGACCTGCCCGTGGAACGCATTTCCGAGGACGCGACGCTCGAGTCCCTGGGCATCGACTCGCTGAATGGCCTGAGAATCGTCGCGGAGATGGAAAGGCGCTACGGGATCAACATCCCGGACGAGGCGATCGGCAAGATCCGCTCGATGTCCGACATCTTTGGCCTGGTGGACGCCCACACCCCGGGAGAATAG